Proteins encoded within one genomic window of Thioploca ingrica:
- a CDS encoding phosphatidate cytidylyltransferase, with amino-acid sequence MIGLELDPAVRWTLGGIFGLLILASIVVSLLNRSAKPGLGELRQRINTWWVMVIVFGLAMTLSRTFSLLFFGFVSFLALKEYFSLIPTRRADRRVLFWAYLVIPLQYYWVYAEWYGMFIIFIPVYCFLLLPVRMLLVGETDGFLRAIGTLHWGLMTTVFSLSHAAFLLILRYETPSGMLLAGPGLMLYLVMLTQLNDVAQYLWGKLIGRDKIIPKVSPNKTWGGFLGGMLTILILAILLGPILTPMNTWQSALAGLIISIGGFFGDINISAIKRDLGIKDSGTLLPGHGGILDRVDSLTYTAPLFFHYIYYLFPWHTFGSHGILQ; translated from the coding sequence ATGATTGGGTTAGAGTTAGATCCTGCAGTACGTTGGACGTTAGGTGGCATTTTCGGGTTGCTTATCCTGGCTTCGATAGTGGTATCACTGTTAAACCGTTCTGCTAAGCCCGGTCTCGGTGAATTGCGCCAGCGAATTAATACTTGGTGGGTGATGGTTATCGTCTTCGGTTTAGCGATGACATTGAGCCGCACTTTTTCTCTGCTCTTCTTTGGTTTCGTCAGTTTCCTAGCCCTCAAAGAATATTTCTCTTTAATTCCTACCCGCCGTGCAGATCGCCGCGTGCTGTTCTGGGCTTATCTCGTTATTCCATTGCAATATTACTGGGTTTATGCTGAATGGTACGGTATGTTTATTATCTTCATCCCCGTCTACTGTTTTTTACTACTACCCGTGCGAATGTTGTTAGTGGGCGAAACCGACGGTTTTTTGCGAGCCATCGGCACCTTGCATTGGGGTTTAATGACCACCGTTTTTAGCCTGAGCCATGCGGCTTTTTTACTCATTCTACGCTACGAAACCCCAAGCGGAATGCTGCTGGCTGGGCCAGGATTAATGTTGTATTTGGTTATGTTAACGCAGTTAAACGATGTTGCCCAATATTTATGGGGTAAATTGATAGGACGTGACAAAATTATTCCCAAAGTGAGCCCAAACAAAACGTGGGGTGGTTTTCTCGGTGGCATGTTGACTATTTTGATCTTAGCGATTTTATTAGGCCCAATATTAACTCCCATGAACACTTGGCAGTCAGCACTGGCTGGTTTAATTATCAGCATAGGTGGTTTTTTTGGTGACATCAATATTTCTGCTATCAAGCGCGATCTCGGTATCAAAGATAGTGGCACCTTGTTACCGGGACACGGCGGAATCCTGGATCGAGTCGATAGCTTGACCTACACCGCACCGCTGTTTTTTCACTATATTTACTATTTATTTCCTTGGCATACGTTTGGTTCTCACGGCATTCTACAGTGA